AAAGGCTTATTCTCGAACACATAAATCGAAATTTTGGTCAAAGGGGGCACTTCCGAACTTGGAGGTCTGCGACCAATCTTAGGCACGCGCCCTTGGAAAGCAAAACGCCTTCCCGGGCCATGCTCCGCCCGAGAGGGCGTCTGGATTCTCTGCTGCACCAACGATTGCGCTGGCGGTGGGCTCGGAGCGATGCTTACCCCGGTTCCATGCCTATCTCCTGTAGCCTGTAGAATGGCGTAGTATCGCCCAAGCCGTCCGCCGGTGTCAAGCGCCTGGTGGGATCCCTCTGATTGTCGCGGGCAGGCCTCCGATCCCCTGTGAAGATTTCAACTACAAATCCTCCCCGAAGGTTACTGGTTGTAATCCACACCGCAGTCGATAGAGGGTGGTGAAAGGACACGCTTAGCCGTACTGAAAATCAAAACGCCCTTCCGGGCCATGCTTCGCCCAGAGGGCGTCTGAGTGTTTGCTGCGCCGTCGATTGTGCCGGAGGTGGGCTGAGAACTATGGCCAAACGGGTCCTATCCGTATCTCTCCTGTTGTGGGTCTAAGTATCACCTACGAGGGCCTGCTTTCACCATGCAAATCGCCCGGCGGAGTTTCTTAATCACATCATCTCGGCTCGCCGGAGCGGATTTCACGGTTTGGACATTGAACATCGGACGTGCGTGATCCGCCTTAATCGCCCAGTTGACGTTCTGTGGCAAGGTTCCCGTAACGGACAGCAAGGCTTCTATGGCGGCCGTCGAGGTCACAACCCCAACCACCTCACCAAGTTGGTTTACCACTGGACCACCGGAGTTCCCCGGCTGAATTGGAACAGAAATTTGCATGAGGAACTCCTTGTCTCCAGGCCCCGAGAGTGAACTGACGGACCCTTCAGTGAATTTCGATTCTTGACCCAGGAGATCCGGGGCAGGATAGCCCATCGTAAATACCCGCTCGCCCGTGTGAACAGAACCCATCGGGGCTAATGAAAGGAAGTGTGGCGTGCGGGGATCGATGCGCAGGATTGCAAGATCCTTCTTGGCATTAAACGTCCAGAGTTTCGCCTCTGTGACAGTTCCTTCTACCAAGTGAACTTGGATGGACTTTGCATCTTGAACGATGTGGTAGGCCGTCAACAAGGTCCCGTTCTGATTCACCGCGAAGCAAGTTCCACTAACCGCCTTAGCCTCAGGTTTCATCTCTGGAACGTCAGTTGCAGCGCGACTCTCGATATCCAAATCGTCCGTTTCCTCTGCCGGAGGCGGCGGGACTGGCGCCTGATTTATCGCCTGGACTCGGTCATCCTTGTCGTAGACGATCATAAGGCGCTTCTTCTCGATCCCGATGGCCTCGACCGGGGTGCCGATGATCTCCCATATGCCGAGGGTCAGCACGTCCATCACGGCATGGCCCACCGCCCGCCCGGTGCTCGGCTCATTCCCGAGCTCGTACGCGTAGATGTCTGTGCGTCCGCCGTCCGGGCGGGTCACCGAATCGACCGGGCTCCCAAGCTGCAGCTCCGCCTCGCCCCGGGTTGACCCGACACGGAAAGCGCCCAGGTTCGGCTCCTTCTTCCCACTCAGCGCCATACCGACGGAGCAGCCTGCTATACTGAAGAGGAAACAGATTCCTATTATCACAATCGATGCTCGCCTCACCATGATTGGACCCCCTTGGATGGTTGTGCTACTCAGTATCAGGGCTTGCCGGGTGACAGTTCGGTACCCGGTTGATGCGCCCTCTAGAAAGCAAAATGCCTTCGCGGGCTGTGCTCCGCCCGAGAAGGCGTCAGAATTTTTGGTGCGTCCTTCTATTGTACCTTGCGGTGAGCCAGAGGCTATACTTCGCCCCGGTAACAACTTACTACTACCTTGGGGGGTTAACCGATCCCCCGATCCAGCCATTACACCCGCGACAACCCGAAGGGTCGCCTGGTAGCTAGTATCTTTACTAGCGTAGGTACTCCCATGTCAAGCCCAAACCGCGGTTGTTTTAACGGAGCCATCCTTGGGGACCGGAGGCGGGTCGAGGGGGACAGGAAACCTCGGGCCTGTTGGACCCTACCCCATTCGGTTCCTGCTACCTGTGAAGCCTCTGGGAAGATTACAACTACAAATCTTCGCCGAAGGTTACTGGTTGTAATCCACACCGCAGTCGATACAGGGTGGTGAAAGGACACGCTTAGCCGTACTGAAAATCAAACCGCCCTCCCGGGCCGTGCTCCGCCCGAGAAGGCGTCTGAATGTGTGCTGCGCCGTCGATTGTGCCGGATCTGGGCAAGACGATATCCTCACCCCGGGGTGGACAAGGAAGCACTTGTGGGGGTCCGGCGTGGGCAGTGGAACGAGCCAAGGGATGTGGCGATCTATCTGTGTCGCAGAGAGTGTGGATCGACCCTGAAATGGATCGCTGCCCTGCTCTGGTTCCCCGCCTATACAACGGTTGGCCTGGCTTGTGGTCGGGTGGAGTCGAGGTTGGAGA
This is a stretch of genomic DNA from Candidatus Methylomirabilota bacterium. It encodes these proteins:
- a CDS encoding serine protease, yielding MVRRASIVIIGICFLFSIAGCSVGMALSGKKEPNLGAFRVGSTRGEAELQLGSPVDSVTRPDGGRTDIYAYELGNEPSTGRAVGHAVMDVLTLGIWEIIGTPVEAIGIEKKRLMIVYDKDDRVQAINQAPVPPPPAEETDDLDIESRAATDVPEMKPEAKAVSGTCFAVNQNGTLLTAYHIVQDAKSIQVHLVEGTVTEAKLWTFNAKKDLAILRIDPRTPHFLSLAPMGSVHTGERVFTMGYPAPDLLGQESKFTEGSVSSLSGPGDKEFLMQISVPIQPGNSGGPVVNQLGEVVGVVTSTAAIEALLSVTGTLPQNVNWAIKADHARPMFNVQTVKSAPASRDDVIKKLRRAICMVKAGPRR